One Streptomyces sp. L2 genomic window carries:
- a CDS encoding DUF4132 domain-containing protein: MGWVSAGDYEVALDGGKVVCRNAAGRRLKSVPSKIADEPAVVGLRQLVEWLDRHERRCLADVERWMVRSLPVPLDVVTRVWPDPAWQAALRDVVVTGEDGRVAGFLRDAGTGRGLGLVDLDGDTVRIAPDLVRIPHPVLLDDLEELREFAVELGVEQRAQQLFREVWHRPAAVDAEGTQVDEYAGGSFKELRFLHGRAAQLGYRVRGGHAVCPVLEDGRGIEARVWIGDYEGYEETETGPLVWSDPAGRVLKLGQVGPVAWSEGMRMAAALYAGRVIEDEEQAA; the protein is encoded by the coding sequence ATGGGGTGGGTGTCGGCCGGCGACTACGAAGTCGCCCTCGACGGCGGAAAGGTGGTCTGCCGCAACGCGGCCGGGCGGCGGCTGAAGTCGGTGCCTTCGAAGATCGCCGACGAACCGGCGGTGGTGGGCCTCAGGCAGCTCGTCGAGTGGCTGGATCGGCACGAACGCCGGTGCCTGGCCGATGTGGAGCGGTGGATGGTCCGCTCGCTGCCGGTACCGCTCGACGTCGTCACCCGGGTGTGGCCGGATCCCGCCTGGCAGGCCGCCCTCCGCGACGTCGTCGTCACGGGGGAGGACGGCCGGGTCGCCGGGTTCCTGCGCGACGCCGGGACCGGACGCGGCCTCGGCCTGGTCGACCTCGATGGCGACACCGTCCGCATCGCCCCCGACCTGGTCCGCATCCCGCACCCCGTCCTCCTCGACGACCTGGAGGAGCTGCGCGAGTTCGCCGTCGAACTCGGCGTGGAGCAGCGCGCCCAGCAGCTCTTCCGTGAAGTCTGGCACCGGCCGGCCGCCGTCGACGCCGAGGGCACGCAGGTCGACGAGTACGCGGGCGGTTCGTTCAAGGAGCTGCGCTTCCTGCACGGCAGGGCGGCCCAGCTCGGCTACCGGGTGCGCGGCGGGCACGCGGTGTGCCCGGTCCTGGAGGACGGGCGCGGCATCGAGGCCCGCGTCTGGATCGGCGACTACGAGGGCTACGAGGAGACCGAGACGGGTCCGCTGGTGTGGTCGGACCCGGCGGGCCGGGTGCTGAAGCTCGGTCAGGTCGGGCCGGTCGCCTGGTCGGAGGGCATGCGCATGGCCGCCGCGCTGTACGCCGGGCGGGTCATCGAGGACGAGGAGCAGGCGGCATGA
- a CDS encoding DUF5997 family protein, translated as MSSQQSTQTMKPATAAKKLGVYLPATPTEFQEGVVTRAELNELQAEPPAWLRELRANGPHPRPVVAAKLGVSIAGLARGGVTEALTTEQIEALKQERPEWLEKERATQAEVRKEAARLKDAQKEKQQKAERGGGRD; from the coding sequence ATGAGTTCGCAGCAGAGCACCCAGACGATGAAGCCCGCGACCGCGGCGAAGAAGCTGGGTGTGTACCTCCCCGCCACCCCGACCGAGTTCCAGGAGGGTGTGGTCACGCGCGCCGAGCTGAACGAGCTGCAGGCCGAGCCGCCCGCGTGGCTGCGGGAGCTGCGTGCCAACGGCCCCCACCCGCGTCCGGTCGTGGCCGCGAAGCTCGGTGTCTCCATCGCGGGCCTCGCGCGCGGCGGCGTCACCGAGGCGCTGACCACGGAGCAGATCGAGGCGCTCAAGCAGGAGCGGCCCGAGTGGCTGGAGAAGGAGCGCGCCACCCAGGCCGAGGTCCGCAAGGAGGCGGCCCGGCTCAAGGACGCGCAGAAGGAGAAGCAGCAGAAGGCGGAGCGGGGCGGCGGGCGGGACTGA
- a CDS encoding LysR family transcriptional regulator substrate-binding protein: MTGSQESPSFRLAYVPGVTPAKWVRIWNERLPGIPLTLTQVPAPDADGVLRAGDADAAFVRLPVDRTYFSAIPLYTETTVVVVPKDHLITAADEVTLADLADEVLFHPLDDVFDWAAPPGEPAFERPATTPDAVELVAANVGLLVVPQSLARLYHRKDLTYRPVVDAPQSSVALSWPEEATTDLVEDFIGIVRGRTVNSSRGRTAAQATAEKPPGKRAEQSSGGGRQKQGARKPGTTGSGAAKSTGGNPRARAKSGKPPAKRGRPRRRS, encoded by the coding sequence GTGACAGGCTCGCAGGAATCACCGTCGTTCCGGCTCGCGTACGTCCCCGGAGTGACGCCCGCCAAATGGGTGCGGATCTGGAACGAACGCCTGCCCGGCATCCCGCTCACCCTCACCCAGGTCCCGGCCCCCGACGCGGACGGCGTGCTGCGCGCGGGCGACGCGGACGCCGCCTTCGTACGGCTGCCGGTGGACCGTACGTACTTCAGCGCGATCCCCCTCTACACCGAGACCACCGTGGTCGTCGTCCCCAAGGACCACCTGATCACGGCGGCCGACGAGGTGACGCTGGCCGACCTCGCCGACGAGGTGCTGTTCCACCCCCTGGACGACGTCTTCGACTGGGCCGCGCCTCCCGGGGAGCCCGCCTTCGAGCGCCCCGCCACGACACCGGACGCCGTCGAACTCGTGGCGGCGAACGTCGGTCTCCTGGTCGTCCCGCAGTCGCTGGCCCGCCTGTACCACCGCAAGGACCTCACCTACCGCCCGGTCGTCGACGCCCCGCAGTCGAGCGTGGCCCTCTCCTGGCCCGAGGAGGCCACCACCGACCTGGTGGAGGACTTCATCGGCATCGTCCGCGGCCGCACCGTCAACAGCAGCCGCGGCCGTACGGCGGCGCAGGCCACGGCGGAGAAGCCGCCGGGCAAGCGGGCCGAGCAGAGCAGTGGTGGCGGCCGGCAGAAGCAGGGGGCGCGCAAGCCCGGGACGACGGGTTCGGGAGCGGCGAAGTCGACGGGCGGCAACCCGCGCGCCCGCGCGAAGAGCGGCAAACCCCCGGCGAAGCGGGGCCGGCCGCGCAGGAGATCGTAA
- a CDS encoding MFS transporter — MTMARPSRATDDRRRWRALAVCLTAGFMTLLDSSIVNVALPSMERGLGADAADLSWVVSGYALTFGLVLVPAGRLGDLRGRREAFLFGLALFTLASVACGLAPGAGWLVLFRLLQGAASGIVAPQTTGLIQQMFQGAERARAFGMLGSVVGLSTAVGPPAGGLLIEAFGTGDGWRWVFYVNVPIGMAAFVAALRLLPRSPGSAGERDGVDLPGVLLLGTGVLALMLPLVQEQEWSGRLKWALLPLAALLLAAFWAWERRQGRHGRAPLLDLTLFSVRSFTLGVLLNLVYFAGFTTVFFVYTLFLQNGVGYSALAAGLASLPFAVGSAVGAAAGGRLVVRHGRRLVIVGLGGVAVGLLAVVGAVEVVPGRGVAWATALPLLVAGIGSGVTISPNTTLTLARVPVRRAGAAGGVLVTAQRIGSAAGIAVVGAVYFAHLAGRGTPSAALQLGLLTAVGIIVIALTLAIADLHERRTHPQPAPPTAERAPSQEPDPTH, encoded by the coding sequence ATGACGATGGCGCGGCCCTCGCGGGCCACCGACGACCGGCGGCGGTGGCGGGCACTCGCGGTCTGTCTGACGGCAGGCTTCATGACGCTGCTCGACAGCTCGATCGTGAACGTGGCGCTGCCGTCGATGGAGCGCGGCCTGGGCGCCGACGCGGCCGATCTGTCGTGGGTGGTGTCGGGCTACGCCCTCACCTTCGGCCTCGTCCTCGTCCCGGCGGGCCGGCTCGGGGACCTGCGCGGGCGGCGGGAGGCCTTCCTGTTCGGGCTCGCACTGTTCACCCTCGCGTCGGTGGCGTGCGGGCTGGCGCCCGGCGCGGGCTGGCTGGTGCTGTTCCGGCTGCTCCAGGGTGCCGCCTCGGGCATCGTCGCCCCGCAGACGACGGGGCTGATCCAGCAGATGTTCCAGGGCGCCGAACGGGCCCGGGCGTTCGGGATGCTGGGCAGCGTCGTCGGGCTGTCCACGGCGGTGGGACCCCCGGCCGGCGGCCTGCTGATCGAGGCCTTCGGCACCGGCGACGGGTGGCGCTGGGTGTTCTACGTCAACGTGCCCATCGGCATGGCGGCGTTCGTGGCGGCGCTGCGGCTGCTGCCCCGTTCGCCCGGGTCCGCCGGCGAGCGCGACGGCGTCGACCTGCCCGGCGTGCTGCTCCTCGGCACGGGCGTCCTGGCCCTGATGCTGCCGCTGGTGCAGGAGCAGGAGTGGAGCGGCCGCCTGAAGTGGGCGCTGCTGCCCCTGGCCGCCCTGCTGCTGGCGGCGTTCTGGGCGTGGGAGCGGCGCCAGGGGCGGCACGGGCGGGCCCCACTGCTCGACCTGACGCTGTTCTCCGTACGGTCGTTCACGCTCGGCGTGCTGCTCAACCTGGTGTACTTCGCCGGTTTCACCACGGTCTTCTTCGTCTACACCCTGTTCCTGCAGAACGGCGTCGGATACAGCGCCCTCGCGGCGGGACTCGCCTCGCTGCCGTTCGCGGTCGGTTCGGCGGTCGGGGCCGCCGCCGGGGGGCGGCTGGTCGTACGGCACGGACGCAGACTCGTGATCGTCGGGCTGGGCGGGGTGGCCGTGGGGCTGCTCGCGGTCGTCGGCGCCGTGGAGGTGGTGCCGGGGCGGGGAGTGGCGTGGGCGACGGCGCTGCCCCTGCTCGTCGCCGGGATCGGCTCAGGGGTGACGATCTCCCCCAACACGACCCTCACCCTGGCCCGCGTTCCGGTGCGCCGCGCGGGGGCCGCGGGTGGCGTCCTGGTGACCGCCCAGCGGATCGGGTCGGCGGCCGGCATCGCCGTCGTCGGCGCGGTCTACTTCGCCCATCTGGCCGGACGCGGCACCCCCTCCGCGGCCCTGCAACTCGGGCTGCTCACGGCCGTCGGCATCATCGTGATCGCACTGACCCTGGCGATCGCCGACCTCCACGAACGCCGCACCCACCCGCAACCCGCCCCGCCCACGGCGGAACGGGCGCCGTCACAGGAGCCGGACCCGACACACTGA